The following proteins come from a genomic window of Trifolium pratense cultivar HEN17-A07 linkage group LG4, ARS_RC_1.1, whole genome shotgun sequence:
- the LOC123923299 gene encoding protein NETWORKED 4A-like — protein sequence MAASGVNSSKQMKRLESRKSHSWWWDSHISPKNSKWLFENLEEMDRNIKRMLKLIEEDADSFARKAEMYYKKRPELVALVEEFYRGYRSLAERYDHVTGELRKNVQSDIQSQGSGFSDTGSEPSSNLPSLNVAQRKSTNRAAGFDFFLGSGGNVSDINQKDGDETSTMTDSDEESDDSSVNNYSAFSRNGSDPGMNRRITELENELREVKEKLWTQEGEHSEVSSSGTRIENADDVYVKINAYEQELMTANVKLRLSEEEITKLKTELKNFRYLDSENINAGVELSSTKDEAVELKEVEVEENIDGAYKELFEPSSETASLTEELRITKENLKASETQVASLKIEVNKSSERIQQLQDQLDSARKDISTWKTKFNSEKRESTKLQERLARLKTSLSDRDHEIRDLKTAVSDAEQKIFPEKANLKSEMSKLLEEQTHLKELIREWECRGRSFEEEIRNIQSEKIEIEAELKNRIELLKAEIEQRENNIKELNVSFDTLKLERDNLNVEIGSLKVDVNSRDSRVESLDRHLNELHMEHVQLITGMEEAHRQIEEMKTTAKELEEQVERQKMEISEAAEEKREAIRQLCFSLEHYRNNYHMLKQHFIGHKRAPILAA from the exons ATGGCTGCATCTGGG GTTAATTCTAGCAAGCAAATGAAGAGGTTGGAATCAAGGAAGTCACATTCTTGGTGGTGGGATAGTCATATTAGTCCTAAGAATTCTAAATGGCTTTTTGAAAATCTTGAAG AGATGGACCGGAATATAAAACGAATGTTGAAGCTGATCGAAGAGGATGCAGATTCATTCGCCAGAAAAGCTGAAATGTATTACAAGAAGCGGCCAGAATTGGTTGCTTTGGTTGAGGAGTTCTACCGTGGTTACCGATCATTGGCCGAACGTTATGATCATGTGACTGGAGAATTGCGGAAGAATGTACAATCTGATATCCAATCTCAAGGCTCAGGTTTTTCAGACACGGGCTCTGAACCGTCCTCGAATTTGCCCTCTCTAAATGTGGCCCAACGTAAATCTACTAACCGAGCTGCTGGGTTTGATTTCTTTCTTGGATCTGGTGGAAATGTGTCTGATATAAACCAAAAAGACGGAGATGAGACCTCGACCATGACAGATTCTGATGAGGAATCTGATGATTCATCGGTCAATAATTATTCAGCTTTCTCGCGGAATGGTAGTGATCCAGGGATGAACAGAAGAATAACTGAGTTGGAAAATGAACTCCGTGAGGTAAAAGAAAAGCTATGGACACAAGAAGGAGAACATTCCGAGGTTTCATCCAGCGGAACAAGAATTGAGAATGCCGATGATGTCTATGTCAAAATTAATGCATATGAACAAGAACTGATGACTGCTAACGTAAAGTTAAGACTTTCAGAAGAAGAAATCACTAAACTAAAGACTGAACTCAAAAACTTCAGATACTTGGATTCAGAAAATATCAATGCCGGTGTTGAATTATCATCAACTAAAGATGAAGCCGTGGAACTCAAGGAAGTTGAGGTTGAAGAAAACATTGATGGTGCATATAAGGAATTGTTTGAGCCAAGTAGTGAAACTGCGTCACTCACGGAGGAGCTTCGAATCACCAAAGAAAATCTCAAGGCTTCCGAAACGCAAGTTGCTTCACTGAAAATCGAGGTAAATAAATCCTCGGAAAGAATTCAGCAGCTGCAGGATCAACTTGACTCAGCTCGAAAGGACATTTCTACTTGGAAAACCAAATTCAACAGCGAGAAAAGAGAGAGCACCAAACTCCAAGAAAGACTTGCTAGGTTAAAGACTAGTTTATCGGACAGGGATCATGAAATCAGGGACTTGAAAACAGCTGTATCGGATGCTGAGCAGAAAATCTTCCCTGAGAAAGCTAATTTGAAGTCTGAAATGTCGAAGTTGTTGGAGGAACAGACACATTTAAAAGAGCTGATCAGAGAATGGGAATGTCGTGGTCGATCTTTTGAAGAGGAGATCAGAAATATTCAATCTGAAAAGATAGAGATTGAGGCAGAATTGAAAAATAGAATCGAGTTGCTAAAAGCAGAAATTGAGCAGAGAGAGAACAACATAAAAGAACTCAATGTAAGCTTTGACACCTTGAAATTAGAGAGAGATAATCTCAATGTAGAAATAGGTTCACTCAAGGTAGATGTAAACTCGAGAGACAGTAGGGTTGAAAGTCTCGACCGCCATTTGAACGAATTACATATGGAACATGTCCAACTGATTACTGGAATGGAAGAAGCACATAGACAAATAGAAGAGATGAAAACAACAGCTAAGGAACTCGAGGAACAGGTCGAGAGGCAAAAAATGGAGATCTCAGAAGCAGCGGAAGAAAAGCGTGAGGCAATTCGGCAACTATGTTTCTCACTTGAACACTATAGAAATAACTATCATATGCTTAAGCAGCATTTTATAGGGCATAAGAGGGCTCCAATTTTGGCTGCATAA